The Archocentrus centrarchus isolate MPI-CPG fArcCen1 chromosome 13, fArcCen1, whole genome shotgun sequence genomic interval TAATTAAACTGACTCATTTATTACTTCTTTGTTTGCTCTGAAAACAAATACTGGAAGTCTAAATCTGTGacagaaatctttaaaaagacGAGATTCGTGGGTGGCCATCCAGACTGGGCTGCCAAGTTTTTCCCAATGCAGAAATCTTAGGATAAAAGAAGCTCAGGACTGTTTATCTGCAACTATCAGACAGAAATGCTGCAAACTAAACGTGCCATGTTAGAAGTAAAGAAACCCACAATATCTTCTGCACCTGAATCATGCATTAATACATATCCACAAAGTTGTGTTCAGAGCCTGTGTAGCCCGATTTTTATTGCTGTGACTAACTATACCATCACAGCATGCTTCCTGCTCAACATCACTCTTTTGATTTACTCTGCTGGCATTTTGGACATAAACATGCGCCCACAAGGAAATGGGTTCAACAGCAGTGCACAGTCTCATGGGGGAATGAGAAGGCGGGCTCTCGGCCTGCACCACAGAAGAGCTTTAAGAATAAagcatttgaaataaaaacatgcgCTACATATTTCTTTGACATTTTGATCCATGCTATCAGGAATCACAAATTCATGTTTTAGCAAATCTGAAGCAAAGAGGCACAACTGCTTAGGGgaataaaattaaattctgATGAACTGGTCTGGACAGAAGTGATTTATACATTCTGGATATCAAAAAAACCTCCAGCTCACCCTTGATTGAGGTCATTCTCGGTGTTGTCCAGCCATAAGCGAACTGCCACTGCATTGCCTTCACGGCACTGTGTGAAGATatcatccattttattccgTTTCTCCTAGGACGCACCCGTGGGAGCAGATGCAGAACTAAACTGGGACGGACAAAAGCAGCAACCCGAGGGGTTCAGGCACGTCCTGGCCAGCATCAGTCCCTCATTTGGGACAGTGTGGATCACAATCAGAGAGGCTCAGCAGCACCCAcacaaccttaaaaaaaaaaaaaaaaaggtgacataAAGTGGGAAGTTACTCagttaaaatctttttttttttttaatctactgtACAATCCTAAAAAGGAGAATGTCTAGAAACAAGGCAGCCTAGTGTTGAGTAATCTCCACCTGAGTAATACAGGGTGGGTATGCTGTTTACAGCACTGTGACTCACAAAATGTAGCTGTATGAAAAAATAGCCCAGCACACCAGGGTAGATAAATATATTCATCCAAAGTCATACTAAAGTCTTTACTCCCTTAATACACATGCAATAGCCTAATAGATTGATAATAAATCAATCAGTTCAGTTATTTATCACAAAAACTGACCCTTTCCAGTTTACAGTCTGTGGATTTGCTGCGTTTCTGTCTATTAAGCATAAAGTTTGGGGGGGTTGGGTCACTGAACAGGGAAAACCCAGCAATTTAAAGATGTCACCAAGAGCCCTTTTGTATTTTTAGCAGATAATATTCAAGATGGTAATCaacaaatgataataaaaaaatgtttttgaaggtCTAATTTATTATTAAACTGGCACTAACCATGTCTAGGATCACAGTTTTGAGTGATTACAAGTCCCATCAATGAGGGAGCacatttcaaatatttaatttttcagtGTGATCACCACACATCTTTAATCCACACAGTTTGCCAGGATCCTGGCTCCATGCACTCAGGTCACATCTACACTCCAACTATCTGTTGTCACTGCCTGATTAGCTTCCCTGCTATCCGGCTAACACAGCGGGGGAAAGCTCACTTAAGTCATCCACCTAATTCTTCAGTTGCTGGCAGCACCACTGGCTGCCTTCACTGCACCATACAGTACAGAAATTCGGTTAGTTCCTCATTTTAAACCTCCATCCTCTGCTCGGTGAAATGAAACGCAAACGGGTACGTGCTAACAAGCTAACTATCGATCCTGCTGTGCGGGGGCTGTCCGTTTTTCCTCCCATATGACGGTGAATGACTGAGGATTTCACTCAGACTGTCACTTAGTAGTTTAAACGGGTCAAACTAAAAGCAAATTTACCTCTATCTCTTTAAACTTACCAGGTATATGAGCTTGTTGCGGTGTATTGTAGCCGTACAGAGCAGAAATAACTCCGGCACACGGAGCGCTGCGCGTCCACGCCCGTACGTATGTCAGGAGAGACAGCGCGCCTCCTACAGGCTACGCGGAGAATAGCAACGACTGAAAATTCACCCCCTCAGgtcatgatttttgttttcttgaaatTATCACATTTTATGTGTCtaaaatgtgtataaaatgcGTAGCTCAGGTCAAGGTTTCAATAAATGCCATCATGTTACTACATGTAGCCTATAACATGTTACTCACGTACCTAAAGTTACATTCTAGATAAGACAACCTATGTCAGaaggacacagaaaaaaaaaaaaatttgaaaaatatttttgtattttgtaaagGATTTGACTTTTACAGCGGGTCAGTCTGAATAGTCACATCGGTTTTTATCGTGGGTCTAGTTAAGTGTTTAGcattttcaaatttaaaaagcagtttGCTCTGCAGCTTAAATTTAAATGACAActctaatttaatttaatctaatctaatttcaTAATCTAATTTCTGTGGACAGTCATAACCACAACAGAACTACTTACTAAGagatcatgtttgtttgttgtttgtttacttttgtttgttgttttcacttgtTTTGTGAATTTAAAGGGAAAAATCCACCCTTAAACAGAACATAGTTTCTGTCTTGTTATAGTTTTAGGTTATGTCACTTGTCTTTATGTTATATCGCTTAAAAACCCTTAAAAATAACAGAATcttaatgttttttattatcatcaccaaaaaaaaaaaaaaaaaaaaaaaaacgccatTTCCCATGTATCTCCGGTGTGCTTACGTCAGTAATGTGCGCCCGtagttctgttttgcttctttgGCCCGCATGACACAAAACCAACGTGGCTTTTGCTAGAGTGGAGTTTTCTGCAGGTATTAAGCGTAGTTACATGTTCATTAAATAAAACCGTTTCGTCTTAAGACCGGAAACAGGGTGTGTGACACGTGAATCAGCTCGCTTTGAAGCAAACTCGTGAGTATTTGAATGAACAGAGTTAGCTCACAGACATGTAAAACTTAGGTTAGCGGTCTGATGGCAAAGAAGTGGCCCTTTACAAGGCTTTCATCTCCGGCAGGGGTTTACATGGGTGTGCATTTTTCTAACAGGACTCacagaaacatgtttaatgaGGATGAAGACTGGAATGATGAACGAGAGGCTCAAATCTTGAGTAAAACCGTCCTCAGTAACACCAAGAAGACAGACGGTGGCACCAGTGTGAAGGTACATGCGGACTGTAACTTTAATAACCAGACGTAAAGTAAGAAAAATCATATTACAGAGCGTGACAGTGTTTTAATATTAGACTGTCTCTAATTGTCTGAGTGTCTActcatttttgtttagtttgttttgtttttttttaagttaaatgaTTAATGATTCAGCCTACTGCAATCCTCATCAGCTCAAGGTTGTGGGTAAAAGCAGCCTGATGCGGACTCTGAAGACTCTGGGATCAGTACCAGAGTGGAAGCGTGACAGCCATCAGGAGGACAGTGATGAAGACTCAGAAGACGCTCCACCACGGAGtaagacaaagaagaagagaagaaaaaagagaaagcacgTAGAGGAGCAGCAAGAGAACGGAGATCAGAGTTTAAAGGAGGAGAAGTCTGCaccaaaaaagaggaagaaagatgatAAAGCTGGTGAGTAATCAGACAATGGTCAGCTACATCAAAGTTTTTATCCAGCATTTGTAAGTAGAGTATTTTGATGTACACTACTGtgaaaagtcttgagccatctcccatttctttatattttgtttagaaaatgagaaataggtgcagcgatttactGAGGCACATCCTAACATACATGGAAAAacagtcttcttcttctctcagctGCTTTCTTTAGGAGTCACCACAGCGAATCAGctgcctccctctcaccctatccctagcatccttctctgtcacacaaacactctgtatgtcactacatccatgaatcttctctgtggtcttcctcttttcctcctgcctggcagcacCATATTCACTGTCTTTTGTCCAGTATATTCACTGTCCTTCCTTCGCACAtctcaaaccatctcaaccttgcctctttaactttgtctccaaactgctcaattTGAGCTGTCTCTCtaatgtactcatttctaattctTTCCATTCTaaattctggtcactcccagtggaAATTttagcttcttcagctctgccttctgtCTTTAAGTCactgccaccgtctccaaactatttatcacagcaggtctcactactatcttgtaaaccttcctttTTTGCTGTTATCTttttgtcacaaatcacccctgacactcatctccacccgcTCCACCCTGCCTACACGCTCTTCGTCACCtttcttgtgcactgtctgcTGCTTTTGATGGTTGACCCcaagtatttaaactcatctaccttcattACCTCTGCTCCCTGCAGcgtcactgttacacctgtctccctctcattcacacattcattctgtcttgcttccactgattttcattcctcttctctccagagcatacctccacctctccaggttctcttccacctgctccctactctcgcTCCAGATCACAACGTTGCCTGCATAGTCCCCAGACACTCCTGCCtaacctcatctgtcagcctgccCATCACtattgcaaacaagaaggggttcagagctgatccctgatgtaatctcaCCCCCACCTTAAACCCATTTGTAACCTCTGCAACACACCTCTACcgacatgtcctgcaccaccctcacatacttctctgccactcctgacttcctcatacaGTACCACTGGCActctatcatatgctttctctacaTCCACAAAGACTCAGTGCATCTCCTTCTGAACTTCTCTAAAGTGTATTTccccatcaacactctcaaagcaaacatcacatctgggAATCAGCTTGTTGGCgcaaaaatgatattttatgtctgtcaaactgtgtggcATAGTCAACCAAAGTGAACATGAAATGAGAACAGTTTATTtgcttttgtgacaggctgcttgtaacaaagtgcctaactatacaatttaaaacaggTAGAATTAGCTCAAGACTTTAGCACAGTATGGTGCAAGAGTGTAAATTATTGACTAAACTGTTTTCtaaaatttttttcttcctaaagGGTCTCCGAAGGCAAAAGGAACATCTTCAGGGGAGGGGATGGACAAAGAAGTGACTAAATCTGCACTGGTGAAAGTGAACAATccacaaaacacagagaggatGAGCAGGAagcagtggaaaaacaaaatgaagaacaagaggaaatgtaaaaataaatacagccagAAACAGCCCGAGGAGGAAGTAAGTAATGCAAAGTctgcaggaaaacacaaacCAAAGGAAGAAGTGAAAAATGATTTGCATAGCAACAAcaagagtgaaaaaaacagccaaaagaagaaaaaagatcggaaacctctgaaaaagaaacacactgaggaggagACTAATGAGAAGAAGTGTATCCCAGCTCAAAAAAATGTACCTGAATCTTCTGCTGATGTATCAGAGCAGCAAACGTGTGAACGTGCAGTGGAAGTTCCAGCTAATCAGCAGCAGTCCCCCACAAAAAGACTGAAACCTGAGCAGAGCAAAGCTCAGACTCTGAAAAGACAGAAGCTGCAGAGGATGCTCCACAGCCAGGACACGGAGCACCACGCGAGTCCTGCAGAGCCAAAAGAGGAGCCGACGGTGTCAGAGGAAGAGGTGAAACGAGACCGCTCTGCCTCCCTCAGGTGCCGCATGGAGCAGCGGTTGGAGGCCGCTCGTTTCCGCTACATTAACGAAGTTTTGTACAGCACGTCCAGCGGCGAGGCGAAGCGTATGTTCAAGCAGGACCCACAGGCCTTCTGGATCTACCACAAAGGTTACACGGCTCAGGTTCAGAGGTGGCCCGCCAATCCAGTGGACGCCATCATCTCTTATATTCAGAAAAGGT includes:
- the rrp8 gene encoding ribosomal RNA-processing protein 8, giving the protein MFNEDEDWNDEREAQILSKTVLSNTKKTDGGTSVKLKVVGKSSLMRTLKTLGSVPEWKRDSHQEDSDEDSEDAPPRSKTKKKRRKKRKHVEEQQENGDQSLKEEKSAPKKRKKDDKAGSPKAKGTSSGEGMDKEVTKSALVKVNNPQNTERMSRKQWKNKMKNKRKCKNKYSQKQPEEEVSNAKSAGKHKPKEEVKNDLHSNNKSEKNSQKKKKDRKPLKKKHTEEETNEKKCIPAQKNVPESSADVSEQQTCERAVEVPANQQQSPTKRLKPEQSKAQTLKRQKLQRMLHSQDTEHHASPAEPKEEPTVSEEEVKRDRSASLRCRMEQRLEAARFRYINEVLYSTSSGEAKRMFKQDPQAFWIYHKGYTAQVQRWPANPVDAIISYIQKRPSSLVVADFGCGDCKIARSVKNRVHSFDLAATCELVTVCDMAHVPLDDSSVDIAVFCLSLMGTNLADFLAEANRVLKMEGVLKIAEVTSRFDNVRSFITALSTLGFKMVLKDTENSHFYSFEFVKMKKAPENVKKVGLQLKPCVYKKR